From the Sebastes umbrosus isolate fSebUmb1 chromosome 23, fSebUmb1.pri, whole genome shotgun sequence genome, the window ATTGTTAAGTTGTTAATTTTCATACTGTACAATAAACACTCTCTTATCTCCCAATAAAACAGATAAGAACTTATTTGCTACTGGTGCATGCCACATACACTGTCAAACATGGTCTTTAAATGACCATCAATAGATAAAAGACAGATTTATGCAGACAAAAATAATCTCAGGGTCAAAATTCAAGCTCAAATTTGCTGACTGGTAAACTCAAGTACACATTCAGTTTCATTCTTAGATGGATGAAAGCTGAAAGAATTTTTACCACAGGACTACTTTAAAACAATATAAGTACTGTGGTATcaagtatattgtatattacaAGTTTCACAAAATCTAAGATGATttgaaaactgtttttatttttgctcaGAGCATCTGCTTCTTAAAAAAGAAACTCAAAAATCAGGACCTTAAATACCGAAATTGTCTCTTTTCAGTGCAAGTTATGAGTCTGTTGTATATGTCTTGTCTATGTCTAATATTCCTGATGCAATAACATAATgcaacatatatatttttttattcttgttttgcaTACACACAGTCACCAATACCAACCATTACCAAACATTCCTTAAGAAAAACTGAGTCTGATAAAGAAAGAAGATTTACCATGGCCCCTTGTTTGACTTGTATGTACTCCATTTCGTCTCTGTAGCCAGCCTGCTGGAACCTGAATAGGTTTTCCACCTCTGCCGTCCATCCTTTGGCTCTTCTCATGGATTTGGGCTTGGAGTTGTTATCAGTAGTATAGGACATAGTTGTGATGCTGAAAGATGTCACAGAAATGCACATGGGTCAACAGACTGGTTTCTGATGGCTAACAAGACATGAGAAGAAAATGCCTTATACGATTTGGCCATCATTTTTTCCTCATCAGTTACTTGTACtaaacatcaaaacaaacatatCTATAGCAGGGGATTCAGACAAGTACATATTTGGGTCCATTCGTAATTTTcctaaaggtcccatattgtaaaaagtgagattttcatgtcttttatattataaatcaggtttaagtgttatataaatactgttaaactatcaaaacgctcaatatactaagaaatacacacagcccgtattcaaaaattgcgtgtttgaaacaagccgttaggatttctgtccatttgtgacgtcacaaatatacaatataaatagatcatcacacagttttaaacataaacattctaaatgtgtcccagtttatttcctgttgcagtggatgtgataacatctgctgacaggaagtaaaaatggacccaagctgttacctagcaacgcaattccgttgaaatgtactaaaacggagcgtttcagacgtagcatgaatacaggtatattcagacagacaatgtGAGGAAAATAtagggttttttttaacattacagcatgtaaacatgttctattagaaacacaaaatacaagtatgaacctgaaaattagcacgatatgggacctttaagaattaGCAAAGACACATAGGACTATTGGAAAAAACAATGCATAAAACATTTCCTAAAGATGTTCTGGCAAATTCGGCAAACAAATGATCCACCAAGCAGCACTAACTGTCCAGTGGATGTCAACATGGAACTGACGTTGTTATGGCAGAGGACGAGTGAGTTTAACAGGCTGATActttaaaatacaacattattGAAAAGAGGTTTTGggataaaaatacaacaaagtaaCCTCTGTTTTTTTCTATAACGTCAAATGAGAGAGTGTACAGTCTCATACACTCACATTTGCACAAATTACCACcattatttttaatgaaaagACCGGGAACAGTTTACTTACATGCGTTTATAAAGTGAGTTTCTTTCCAGACAGCCAGTTTGTTAGCGTTGGTGCGTTGCCTGGTTACCGTGAactctcttcttctgtgttgGAGGACCGAAGATAAAAAGGTTCCAGGAGATGGCGCCagaacaaagagaaagaaactgaCTACTTTGAGTCAGTATTTTTGGGTATTATTTATCTGGtgtttgaagaaaaacaaatgtaaaaacaaatcttaaaaaCGAGGTTAAggtaataaattattataaataataatttgcgcatataagaaaagatgaatgaatgaaagactttatttcgaacataaaaataaataataacagatacaaaataataacaaacaagagtaatagtgtccgaaaaaatgattattgtttttgaaaatctttttattttatttattatttattttctatatatttattttctgttcatgtgtatcttcattttgttaaaggtgccatttaactgtttaattgtctgtttgatactgtgaagctgtatattgattttggccCTGTGAGAAAGGGAAAAGTTAAGAAAGAAAGGGTGGGTGTGTGgggtatgttatgtttgttaaagtaaaccctgtattgaatatattgcataataatgctgatgtttgtataacaaaaaaaaacaataaagacattgttaaaaagaaataaattaagaaGACTACCGGAAACTGTCAGTGGGCGGCTGTGATGGGGCTTACAGTAATATTTGTATGGATACCAGCACACATAGGGGTCAAAGGAAATTAAATGGTAGATAAGATTGCAAAGAAGGCTACAAAAAATAACGACATAGATTTGACAGTTTGCTtcagcaaaacagaaatgaagagATTGAATTATTCAACGGAGACtgaggaaaagaggaaggacGGTGGTTTTACAGAGTTCAGAGGAAAGTGGGAGAAATGAGgtgttgtggcagctgccaattctctggtgtttgctgttgtttcccttttccctggtgtttttttggttgagttgctgagtgattagagggttattcagttcacctgttgcgcagggtgtggggactggctcttaaatgatagttgagagcagcttggtgcattcccctcttggccaatcagggtgtaacgacgccctttctgtagggcttaaaagaggagggaaactgcacacccagtgtcattctgatctctccttcactcaatgcaacatgtgttatcagctttaccagaaattctggtctgttttgggcccttttgggattctgtgagctttgtgttttgtttgttgagagtgttgactcctagttggggaaacaagttaagtgccaaccaattgggttacctgcactgggacgtttaggtactatttgtgcaacgatctggcttgccttacaatagcctaacgcctgcaggctgtatttttatattctattcatttgttgattttcaatgaaaccctttatacccatttcttttagtgtattttatttgggaaaactttaaaggagggtaaaaggaaaagccaaaccaatatttcagtttccttaattgtttgttattatagaggcatttgttcattattgaagaggcatttgttcattattattattaaggaggcattttattttatattattatgtggatgggaactgtttttcagtcttctgactgaacaactaaagtctggggaactcagtaccgccacagtgTGTAGAAGGAAGGAACAGGAGAGATGAGACAATCATATCAAGACTTAGATTTGGACACACTggactaaacagcacactatttAAACTAGGTAAACATGACACaggtaaatgtaattattgtggACAAGAGGAAACGGTGGAGCATGTAATATTGCATTGTGAGAGATATGAGGAGGAAAGATTTGAGTCAAGGTCTCAAAGAGAATAAagtacactttgatttaatagatattctacaaaagaactcactaaatgagtgttatagaacattatttcagtatcttagacaaattaatatgattgggaaaatatgaggttgtttgttttatttttattttatttatttatttatttatttattttttaggatATAGAAATCATTAGCCAGAATGATCCACACTCCAGACCAGTTGGTGGTGGTAATGCACCAAATCGTTGTTTTGCCAACCACCAATAAACctcaaagaagaggaagaagatgaagaagaggaattTGATGGGCGGGACAAACAAATAGTGGCGATGTCAACAGAAtaatgtctctctctgctgcgaATAACGTTTAATTAACCTCACACGGTACCACCAGAAGGTTCTGGGTGAAGATGAGCTCCTTCGCAGGCCGGATGAAGGAGTATCCCTCCGTTTCTCTGGACCGGTTCGACCGGGAGA encodes:
- the meig1 gene encoding meiosis expressed gene 1 protein homolog; the encoded protein is MSYTTDNNSKPKSMRRAKGWTAEVENLFRFQQAGYRDEMEYIQVKQGAMIDKWPETGYVKKLQRRDNTFYYYSRKRECEDCDLNKVKVYAY